From Stenotrophomonas nitritireducens, the proteins below share one genomic window:
- a CDS encoding glucoamylase family protein: MPKVLPQVILIEADLPPRPMKPDLPPLFDDIERRTFQFFWDTTNEQNGLTPDRYPSRPFASIASVGFALTSYPIGIENGWVSRNQAVERTLLTLRFFRDLPSGPQRTGKAGYKGFYYHFLDMQQGRRYDSWVELSSVDTALLLMGVLFAQSYYDQDDPREKEIRQIADTLYKRVDWQWLQRNKPLVSMGWFPESGFIQHDWMGYNEAMMLYVLALGSPTHPVEPDTWTVWSRTYDNDWGVYQGQEYLSFGPLFGHQYSHVWIDFRDIQDAYMRERGIDYFLNSRRATLAQREYAIENPMQWKDYSANVWGLTAGDGPQNTTQEYKGEQRQFRHYSARGAGLRENFDDGTIVPSAAISSLPYAPEVVIPATVEMHKRYGDYLYSSYGFLDSFNPSFSYDIPLKTGRLIPERGWVASDYIAIDQGPILAGIANYRDEFVWEVMKKNPYIRKGLERAGFTGGWLAPEDSFQPLQKDEQAASARASGIAESRAAAAAEQKAASQQPAPPAAKKQ; this comes from the coding sequence ATGCCGAAGGTATTGCCGCAGGTGATCCTGATCGAGGCGGACCTGCCGCCACGGCCGATGAAGCCGGACCTGCCGCCGTTGTTCGACGACATCGAGCGGCGAACCTTCCAGTTCTTCTGGGACACCACCAACGAGCAGAACGGGCTCACTCCCGACCGCTACCCGTCGCGTCCGTTCGCCAGCATCGCTTCGGTGGGCTTCGCGCTGACTTCCTATCCAATCGGTATCGAGAACGGCTGGGTCAGCCGCAACCAGGCGGTGGAACGCACGCTGCTGACGTTGCGGTTCTTCCGCGACCTGCCCAGCGGGCCGCAGCGTACCGGCAAGGCCGGTTACAAGGGTTTCTACTACCACTTCCTGGACATGCAGCAGGGCCGCCGCTATGACAGCTGGGTGGAACTGTCCAGCGTGGATACAGCGCTGTTGTTGATGGGCGTGCTGTTCGCGCAGAGCTACTACGACCAGGACGATCCGCGCGAGAAGGAGATCCGGCAGATTGCCGACACGCTGTACAAGCGTGTGGACTGGCAGTGGCTGCAACGCAACAAGCCGTTGGTCTCGATGGGATGGTTCCCGGAAAGCGGCTTCATCCAGCACGACTGGATGGGCTACAACGAAGCAATGATGTTGTACGTGCTGGCGCTGGGCTCGCCGACGCATCCGGTCGAGCCTGACACGTGGACGGTATGGTCGCGTACCTACGACAACGACTGGGGTGTTTACCAGGGCCAGGAATATCTGTCGTTCGGGCCGTTGTTTGGCCACCAGTACAGCCATGTCTGGATCGACTTCCGCGATATCCAGGACGCGTACATGCGCGAGCGCGGCATCGACTATTTCCTCAACAGCCGCCGCGCCACGCTTGCGCAACGCGAATACGCGATTGAAAACCCGATGCAGTGGAAGGATTACAGCGCCAATGTGTGGGGGCTCACCGCCGGTGACGGGCCGCAGAACACCACCCAGGAATACAAGGGTGAGCAACGCCAGTTCCGTCACTATTCGGCACGCGGTGCCGGCCTGCGCGAGAACTTCGACGACGGCACCATCGTGCCCTCGGCGGCGATTTCCTCACTGCCATACGCACCCGAGGTGGTGATCCCGGCCACGGTGGAGATGCACAAGCGCTACGGCGATTACCTGTATTCCAGCTACGGCTTCCTGGATTCGTTCAACCCCAGTTTCAGCTACGACATCCCGCTCAAGACCGGGCGGTTGATCCCCGAGCGCGGCTGGGTTGCCAGCGATTACATCGCCATCGACCAGGGCCCGATCCTGGCCGGCATCGCCAACTACCGCGACGAATTCGTGTGGGAGGTGATGAAAAAGAACCCCTACATCCGCAAGGGCCTGGAGCGGGCAGGGTTCACTGGTGGCTGGTTGGCGCCGGAAGACAGCTTCCAACCGCTGCAGAAGGACGAGCAGGCCGCATCGGCACGTGCCTCGGGCATTGCCGAATCGCGCGCTGCAGCGGCGGCCGAGCAGAAAGCGGCCAGCCAGCAGCCCGCCCCGCCAGCGGCGAAGAAACAGTGA